Genomic window (Deinobacterium chartae):
ACAGGTTCGTTCGGTTGTCAATCTGCTCGCCCTGCCTCGCTTCCGCGCTCAGGGCGAAAAAGAGAATACACCCCAACACCAAAACTGTCAACACCTCCCCATGCTAGCCTGATCGCATGAACGTCGAGGTCTTCCTTTTTGCGCGCCTGCGGCGCGAAGCCGGACGCGAAACCCTGCCCCTCGAGCTGCCCGCAGGAGCCACCGTGCGCGAAGCGGCCCTCGAGGTGGAGCGCCAGTGCGGTCTTTCGTTGCGCGGCTGCATGGCAGCGGTGAACGAACGCTACGCTTCGCCGCAGCAGCCGCTCAGCAACGGGGATCAACTGGCCTTTCTTCCTCCGGTCGCCGGAGGTTCGCACGATGACGTGTGGTGCGTGCTGACACCCGAGCCCCTCGGGCTCGAGGCAGCCAGGGCCTTGCTGACCCGGCCCGAGTGGGGTGCGCAGGCCTTCTTCTCGGGAACCGTGCGCAGCCCCAACCGCGGTGAAGAGGTGCTGTACCTCGAGTACGAGGCTTACGCGCCGATGGCGCTCAAGGTCATGCAGGAGTGCGCAGAAGCGGCCCGAGAGAAGTACGGGACCCTGGGCGTTTATATCGCCCACCGCACCGGACGGCTGTACCCGGGCGAGGTCAGCATCGTGGTCGGAACCGGGAGTCCGCATCGGCGGGCTGCCCTCGAGGCCTGCGACCTGCTGATCGAGCGGCTCAAGGCCGAACTGCCGGTTTGGAAGCTCGAGCGAACCGCTGCGGGCGAAAGCTGGGTCGAGGGACAGACCGGAGCAGAAACGCTCTGACTTTCTTCTATGCGAGAAGGAGCGTGTACCACAGCACACGCTCCTTCTTCGCTTGGCAACCTGCCTGTTTTGGGCGCTTCAGGGCTCTCCGAGCGCATCGGTTCGAGGCGAAACTTTCTGCTGACGATGACGCGAGTCGTTCAGCGGCAACTCGGTCATGCGGTAGAAGTTGCGGGTCAGCAGGATCATCACCAGCAGCAGCAGCGCCATGGGCACAACCATCCAGACGCTGAACTGTTGCAGCAGCACCAGGTTGAACGCGGCGTGCAGCACCATGCTCAGCCCCAACCAGCGCTGGATCACGCCCCGCTTGCCCTCAAACTTCTTGACGGCCATCGCAAAGCCCCAGGGCATCGCGAACAGCACGTGCCCCAGCGTCGTGAGCACCCCGCGCAGCAGGGCGACCTCGAGCCCGTAGCGCAGGCCGTACAGCAGGTTCTCGAGGAAGGCAAAACCCAGCGCGGCCGTCGCGGCGTACACCAGCCCGTCCGAGGGCAGGTCAAAGTGCTTGTCCCGGTAGATGGTGCTGGCCGCGAGGTACTTGACCGCCTCCTCGATAATGCCGCTGAGCGCGTAGAGCACGATCAGGCTGGAGAAGAACGAGCGCAGGCTGAATTCGAACAGGGCCGCCAGCACAAAGGCCATGGCTCCGTAGAAGAAAGTGCGCAGCAGCAGCCGGCGTGGCTCCGGGTCCGGATCGAGGCGTTCAAAAAACCAGAACCAGAAGGCCACCGGGATCAGGCTGAGCGCCAGCAGGGCCAGGAACTGAAGCATGGGGCTCAGCGCACCAGGGCAGTGGGCATCCGGCGGCTGGCCAGATGGGTGAGGGCCAGCGCCAGCGCGTCGGCGGCGTGCGAGGTGCTCAGTTCGCGCAGCCCCAGGGTCGCTTTGACCATGTAGATCACCTGAGCTTTCTCGGCGCGGCCCGCACCGACCAGTGCCTGCTTGACCTGCATGGGACCGTAGGTGAAAACCGGCACCCCCGCCTGAGCGCAGGCCAGCTGGATCACGCCGACCGCCTGTCCGACCTTGAAGGCCACGTCCGCCTGCTTGCGCAGGTACTGGTCCTCGAGGGACACCGCCTCGGGGCGGTGCGTCCGCAGGGTCGAGCTGACCGCGTCGTACAGCCGCCCGAGGCGCTCGGGCAGGATCAGGCTTGCCGGAGTCACGATGCAGTCGTGGTACAGGTGCCTCGAGCGGCGTCCCTCTTCCACCACCACACCCAGGCCCAGGTTGGCCAGTCCCGGGTCTATGCCGAGCACGATCATACGGTCAGCATAGCAGACAAAACGCATAAACCGCGGTGGGTACGCGTAATTTGTTAGTTTTCTTATGCCAAACGCCCGCTCGAAGAACGCCAGAGGCGGCGGGGATTCCCCGCCGCCTCTGCAAGTTTGGCCGAGTTCAGGCGCTGGTGCTGCAACCGCCGCTGCCCTCGGGCACGTTCGCGCCGTCGGTACGGAAGCTGTGGCCGCAACCGCAGGACGAGGTGGCGTTCGGGTTGTGAACGGTGAAACCGCCGCCCATCATGTTCTCGACGTAGTCCACCTGAGAGCCGCGCAGCAGATCGAGGCTCATGCGATCGACCATCAGGCGCACGCCGCGATCCACGACGACGGTGTCGCCCTCGAGTTCGCGGTCGTCGATGGCCATTCCGTACTGGTAACCGCTGCAGCCGCCGCTCTTGATAAAGACGCGGACGCCCGCATTGGGCTTGTTGTTGCGCGCGAGGATCTCCAGGGCCTTGGCGGCTCCGGCTTCGCTGATGGAGATCGGCATATCCATGACTCGAGCCTAGCACCCGCCTCGAGGGGGGATGGTAAGGCGTACCACGACCCAGGCAGCGGCGCGGCAACCCCGCCTTATCCCCACGGCGTTTTAAGATAGCCGCATGACCTCCTCCAGTGCTGCTACCTTCGAGCAACTTCAGGCCGAGCGCATCGAACAGATGCAACGTCTGCTGCAGGGCGCCGGACTTGACGGCTGGCTGATCTACGACTTTCGCGGCCTCAATCCGCACGCGACCAGCCTGCTGCGCATTCCCAGAGGTGCCCACCTGACCCGCCGTTACTTCGTATGGGTTCCGGCCAAGGGCCAGGCGGCCGTGCTGCACAACGCCATCGAGGGTGGAACCTGGGCCAAGGTCGGCGCGGCCCTCGAGCGCCGGGTGTGGTCCTCGCACAGCAACTTGCAAGTCCGCCTGGGTGAGATTCTGCGCCCGGGCATGCGGGTGGCGATGGAGTATAGCCCCCAGGGAGCCGTGCCCTACGTCTCGGCGGTCGACGGCGGAACGCTCGAGCGCGTGCGGGGTTTTGGGGTGGACGTCGTGAGCAGCGCCGACCTGCTGCAGGGCTTTTTGACCTGGGACGAGCAGGACCTGGCCGCGCACCTCGAGGCGGTCGAGGTGCTGATGCGCGCCAAGGACGCAGCCTTTGAGCTGATTCACCGCCGCCTGCTCGCTGGCGGGCCGGTCACCGAGACCGAGGTGCAGTCGGAGATCCAACGGGTGATCGAGGCGGCCGGCATGGACAGCGACCACCCGGTCAACGTCTCTTTCGGGGCGCACGCGGGAGATCCGCACTACGATCCGCAGCCGGGAGCCGACGCCACCTTGCGGTGGGGCCAGTGCGTTCTGATCGACCTGTGGTGCCGCCGCGAGGGCCGCCCGTTCGCCGACGTGACCTGGATGGCCTTCGCGGGCGAGCCGGATGCCGAGTTCCTGCAAACCTGGGAGGCGGTCAAGGCGGCGCGCGACGGCGCGGTAGCGCAGCTGCACGCGGACTTCGCACGCGGCCTCGAGGGCTGGGAGCTCGATGCGCGCGCCCGGGCCCTGCTGACCGAACGCGGGCACGGAGCGGCTTTCTTCCACCGTCTGGGCCACAGCCTGGGCACCGAGCAGGTACACGGCGCGGGAGCCAACCTCGACGACCTCGAGACCCACGACACCCGCCGCCTGCTGGCCGGAACCGCCGTGACCGTGGAGCCGGGCGCTTACTACGCCGAGCGGGGTTACGGCGTGCGCAGCGAGATCAACGTGTACCTGTCGCCCGAGGGCCCGGTGGTCACCACGCCCGCCCAGGACTACCCCTACGTGCTGGGGCGGGGCGAGTGGGAAGCGGTGCGGGCCCGCGCCCTCGGGGAAGCGCGCGCAGGCTGATCGGCACGGCGGGGCCGAACAGGAGACCGTATGGAAGAGCGGCTGCACGGACGCAAGATCATCGTGACCGGTGCGGGCGGGGCGCTCGCCACCGCCGTGAACCGCGCGCTGCATCGGGCCGGGGCCGAACTGGTGCTGGTGGATCACGGTGACAATGCCCGGCGTGCCGTCCAGGCCCTGGGCGCTGGGGTCGCAGTTACCGCCGATCTTGGCACGCCCGAAGGTGCCCGCGTCCTCGAGGCACACGCCGAGGGAGCTTACGGGCTGGTGCACACCGTGGGCGGCTTTGCCAGCAGCCCGGTTCTCGAGGCCCCGCCCGAGCAGTTGCGTGCCCTGTTCGTCCTGAATTTCGACACGCTGTTTCACGCGGTGCGGGCGGTGGTGCCCGCCATGGTGCGTGCGGGCGCGGGGCGGGTCATCGGGGTCAGCGCGGGGCAGGCTTACCGCGGTGAGGGCAAGAACGCCGCGCTGTACACGGCCTCCAAGAGTGCCGTGGCCGCGCTGCTGCGCTCGCTGGACGCCGAATTGGCCGGAACCGGAGTCGGTGCGGGCGTGCTGTACCCGATGGGCACGATCGATACCCCGGCCAACCGCGCGGCCATGCCCGGCAGCGACCCGGAACGCTGGATTGACCCCGGGGAACTGGCGCGCGCCGCCCTGTTCATGCTGAGCGCTCCGGAACAGGGCCGGGTGCGCGAACTGGCGGTTCACCCGCCGCGCTAGTGGCGGGGTGGACATCCAGGTGCCTGCAGAACACCACAGCGCGCCCCCGACGGCTTCACGGCCTGTCTTGGGGCACGCCTCCGGCCCGCACCGGACCATTTTTGGTGATCCGGTCACAAGGCTCATGCGCTTCAGTTGATATAGTGGGTCCACTTTTCCGGCCCTCCGGGACCGAAAGGGGATACATGCCCTGGTTGAAGCCCGCCCCGATTGCTCCTGACGCCTCGAACGCCTTTGATGCGTTCCTCGAGGACCTTGAGCGTCAGCTTGAGAATCCCGAGACCGACCGCAACCTGCTGACCCGCGAACTGCTGGCGCAGTTCGTGTACGGCCGCAGCTACGCGGAACTCGAGGCCAGCCTGCCGCTGGTTGCCCTGCAGCTTGACCCCCGCAACGTCACCCTCGAGGCCGAGTATTACGCGGCCACCGATCCCGAGCGCTTCGCACGGGTCAAGCCGCTGCTGTGGCTGTGGAAGTGTTTCGACCTCTCCCCTGCGGGCCAGAACGCCACCTTTGGCATCGCCCTGCGGCGGGTGCTGGCACGGTTCATCTTCAAGCGGGTGGGACGCAACTTCAAGGCGTGGCAGGGCGTGGAGTTCTCGGTGGGCTACAACATGGAAGTCGGCGATGACGTGGTCGTTCACCGCAACGTGCTGCTCGACGACATCGGCGGCATCGTCCTCGAGGACGGGGCTTCGGTCAGCGATTACGTCAACATCTACAGCCACACGCACTCGGTGCTCGACTCGCCGGACGTGACCCTGAAAAAGACCGTGATCGGGCGCGGGGTGCGCATCACCTACCACGCGACGGTGCTGGCGGGCAGCGTGATCTCGGACGACGCCATGATCGCGACCGGAGCGCTGGTGACTCACCCGGTGGAGCCGCACGCCATCGCCATGGGTGTCCCGGCCAAGGTCACACGCCTGAAGCTGCGCGAGCCGCGCGGCGGGTACGTGGTGGACAGCCGCGTTCAGACGCAAACCGAAACCCGCAAGGGCAACCCGGACTTTCCGGAGCCCACCCCGGTACAGACCCGGCCGGTCCCGATCAAAGTCAAGTAACCTGTTTTTTGCACGGCCCGCCCGACCTTGGGCGGGCCGTATGTTAGCTTTGGGGCCATGAGTGTGCCCCTGCGTCCCGGTGACCTGCGCGAGCAGGTCTGGAACGATCTGCTGCGCGCCCGGGCCGCTGCGTACCCGCTGCCGCCGCACGGGCACCACCCGAACTTTCGTGGGGCGAGGGCTGCCTGTGAACGGCTGTTCCGCGAAGCCCACCTCGAGCGGGCGGCGGCGCTGCTGATCGGCCCCGAAGCGGCCCTGCTGGCCGCCCGTCAGGCCGCCCTCGAGGCCGGCCTGGTCCTGATCGTGCCGGATCCGAAGCGCGAGGGACGCTACTGGCGGCTACGGGACCTGCCGCGCTCGGCCGCCCAGCTACGCAACCTCGAGGCACACGGCGAGGCGGGAGATCCGCTCGAGGCCCGGGCGGCGGTGCTGGCCTGCGTAGCGGTCTCGGAGAAGTTCGAGCGGCTCTCCAAGGGCTTTGGTTGGGGGCACGCGGGCAGCGGCCTCGAGGTGCCCGAGTACACGGTGGCCCACCCGATCATGCTGCGTCCGGCCCTGGGCTGCGCGCCCGACTCGCGGGTGGCCGGATACGCCACGCCGGGTGAATTCAGGGGCCGCCCGCTGGAATGACGCGAGCAGCCCCCGGAGCGGCGTTTCTCAGCTGGGACGGCGCTCGACCCGGCACACGTCGGCAGCGACATAACCGCCGCCGTAGGTCCAGTTGACCAGCACGGTCTCACTGCCCTTGCGCACGATCTGGTTGGTGCTGTTGTCCGGGTTGCTGAGTTCCACCGCGTAACCGGCGCGCTTGAGCGCGTCGCTGAAGCGGAGGATCAGCACCAGCGCATCGGAGGCTTCCTTCCAGATCACGTGTTCCTGCGCGGCGCAGCGCAGCGCGCTGCCTGCCAGGCCCGCGTTGACCAGCGCGTCGAGCTGGGGCAGGTCGGCGAGGTCTTGTGCTCCTTCGGGAAAAGGAACACCCACAAAGATCTTCGAGGAGCCGGCCGGGCCCTTGGCCAGGGCGGCGCGCTCCTCGAGGGTGACGGGGGCGGGCGAAGTGGAAACCGGCGCAGTGGACGAGGTCGCCGCAGGCGCGCAGGCGGTCAGGGTCAGGGCGGCCACCAGGGCCAGTCGGGCATTGTTCACGCGCGAAGTCTAACACGGCTCTCTGAGACTTCTCAGACCCGCCCGCCTCTGCGGGTCCGCTCAGGCGGGAGAAACGCCCGCCCAGGCCTGCTCGAGGGCCGAGAGGGCCTCGGCGACCGGCAGGGTCCACACCCCGGCCTCGCCGCGCTCGAAAGCATCCCGCCAGATGCGGTAGCCCTCGCCGTCGCCGTGCGGGTACGGATCGTGCCCGAGCAGTTCGGTCACGCTGGCCTCAAGGGCCTGCTCGGCGAACGGCAGGTGCCCGATGCTGCTGCCCGGCGTACCGCCGGGCCCGCGCAGATCGAGTCCCTCGAGGCTGACGTGCACGATGGTGCCCAGCGTTCGGTGAGTTTCGGCCTTCAGGACCCGCAGGACAGATTCTTCCTCGCCGGGACGGGTATGGTAACTCCAGACCTGTCCGGCCACGTAGCGCGAATGTGCCGGTTCGAGCATGACCCCTCCTTGGTTTCAGACTTTTTAGCTCAGTATACGGTGCCTCAGCGCCGTTCAAAAGCGCCGGCCATGCGCACGAAGCGCCCGTAGGCCGCCGTGTCGTAGGGGTCGGGCAGCAGAAACGGTCCGACGAACACGCTGGGCGTTCCCTCGAGGCGCAGGCGTTCGGCGGCCTCGAGGTCGGCGCGGACCACGGCAGCGACCTGCGGGTCCTCGAGGCAGCGGGAAAACGCGCTCTCCTCGAGTTGCAGGCTGCGCGCCAGTTCCTGCGCACTCGCCTGGGCACCCCGTTCAAAGGCCAGGTCATGAAAGGCAAAAAACTGTCCCTGACGCGCGGCGCACTCGCTCCCCAGCGCCAGTGGCAGCGCGCGTGGGTGAATGCTGGTCAGCGGAAGCTGGCGGTAACTGAAGCGCGCCAGTCCGCTGTCAATCAGCTCGCGTTTGACGCTGGGCAGCACCTCGCGGTAGAGCTGGCGGCAGTAGGGGCACTCAAAGTCGCTGAACTCGCGGATGACCGGGCCAGCGCGCCCCAGCAGGTGGCGGTCACCCCCCACGTCCGGGTAGGCGCGCAGTGCCAGGGTGAAGCCGAGCTCGTCGTTCCAGTCGATCATCAGGTCAAACGACGCGCTCAGGCCGATGATCTGTGGGCCCTTGCCGATGAGCGTGGCCCGTGCCCGCTCGAGGTAGGCCTGAACGTCCGCCTGGGCGTCCGCATAACCGCTGGCGACGGCCAGCACCCGCGCGGCGGTGGCGGTGTCTCCTGCAGGGCCGTGATACTCGAGGCGCCACAGCAGGCCGTCTAACAGGGCCAGCTCGGCGCGGGCAGAGCCCAGGGTGAGGGTGGTTCCGGCCGGTGAAAGTCCGGCCCGCAGCGTCCGGGCGAGGTCAGTCGGAGGGCTGGAGATCTGGGCAGCGGCCCAAGAGGACAGCAGCAGGGCAGCGGCCGTGAGCAGTCGGGACAGCAGGGTGGGCATAACCCATTATCTCCGCAGATCGCCCTACCCCCTCGAGGAAACAGGCCTACCCTCATAAAACTAACTTAACGCGATAAAAAGACGGTTTTTAAACATTTTCAGAGCGGTTCGAAACCGTAGCAACCGGTTGAAGCAGGTGAATGAAAAGCTGATAACAAGCGCGGCTCTAGCATTTTTTGTGGCTTTAGACGACCGTGCTGGCGTGAAGTATTTCCCAATTTCAATAATGACCCTTTTTGTCGACTTTTTCATCGTTTGGTTTGTTCGGGAATGGAAAACTAACTCTCGCACCACAACTCAAAAGGAGGTTCACCTGTGAAGCAGTCTTCGCTACTTGTTTCGCTGGCTCTCGCCCTATCGCTTGCCGCCTGCGGTACCACGCCGCAGACTCCCCAGGTCTCGCAGGCCGAACTGGCCCCGCTTTACAATGCTCAGGACGAGGACGTTATTCCCGGGCAGTACATCGTCGCCCTCAAAGACGGCAGCTTCCTGTCGGGCGGCGATCTCGGCGCCCAGGCCGCAGACCGCGTGCTGAGCACACTGAACCTCAGCGCACAGGACGTGCAGATCCAGAACGTCTACGGCAGCGCGCTGCAGGGCTTCTCGGCCACGCTCAAGCCAGCGGCACTCGAACAGTTGCGCCGCGACCCCCGCGTCGCATATATCGAGGCAGACCGCAGCGTTCAACTCGATCCACAAGAGGGCGAGCTCGGCTCACAAGCCACCCAGACCGGCGCAACCTGGGGCTTGGACCGGGTAGACCAGCGGGCCCTGCCGCTGAACAGCAGTTACACCTATAACCGCACCGGTGCGGGTGTTACCGCCTACATCGTCGATACCGGCATCCGAACCACCCACGCGGAGTTCGGCGGACGCGCACGCGCCGGATACAGCGCCATCAACGACGGACGCGGCAGCAACGACTGCAACGGGCACGGCACCCACGTGGCCGGAACCGTTGGAGGCAGCACCTACGGCGTGGCCAAGGGTGTCTCGCTGGTCGCGGTGCGGGTGCTGAACTGCAGCGGCAGCGGTTCGTACTCGGGCATCATTGCCGGACTCGACTGGATCGGCCGCAACAAGAGCGGTCCCTCGGTCGCCAACATGAGCCTGGGCGGCGGCGCCTCGACCAGCATCGACAACGCAGTCCAGAATCTGATCAACCGCGGCGTGACCGTGGCGGTCGCCGCCGGCAACGAAACCCAGAACGCCTGCAACGTCTCGCCCGCACGCGCAGCCAACGCCATCACCGTCGCCTCGAGCACGCGCACCGACGGGCTCTCGTACTTCTCGAACTACGGTTCCTGCGTGGACATCATTGCGCCCGGCAGCAGCATCACCAGCGCCTGGCACACCACCAACACCGCCACCAACACCATCAGCGGCACCTCGATGGCCACCCCGCACGTCGCCGGCGCAGCCGCGCTGTACCTGCAGGGCAACCCCGGTGCCACCCCCGCCACCGTGCGCAACGCCCTGGTGAACCAGGGAACCAGCGGGGTCATCAGCAGCACCCAGGGCACGCCCAACGTGCTGCTCTACACCCCCGCCCTGTAAACGCAGCTTAACCTTGGGCCTCGAGGGACGTGCCTCGAGGCCCAACGGCTTTTCAGTGGACCGGACAGCCACCCGTGTCTTCGGGCGCAAAGAAGTTCGGTTTCAGCTCGAGGTCGTCGTAGCGGCGGTGAAAGATCGGGCTGGTCGAACCCGAAATCGGCGGAACCAGCCAGCTCCAGCGGCCCTTCACCTCGCGTCCCT
Coding sequences:
- a CDS encoding M24 family metallopeptidase: MTSSSAATFEQLQAERIEQMQRLLQGAGLDGWLIYDFRGLNPHATSLLRIPRGAHLTRRYFVWVPAKGQAAVLHNAIEGGTWAKVGAALERRVWSSHSNLQVRLGEILRPGMRVAMEYSPQGAVPYVSAVDGGTLERVRGFGVDVVSSADLLQGFLTWDEQDLAAHLEAVEVLMRAKDAAFELIHRRLLAGGPVTETEVQSEIQRVIEAAGMDSDHPVNVSFGAHAGDPHYDPQPGADATLRWGQCVLIDLWCRREGRPFADVTWMAFAGEPDAEFLQTWEAVKAARDGAVAQLHADFARGLEGWELDARARALLTERGHGAAFFHRLGHSLGTEQVHGAGANLDDLETHDTRRLLAGTAVTVEPGAYYAERGYGVRSEINVYLSPEGPVVTTPAQDYPYVLGRGEWEAVRARALGEARAG
- a CDS encoding 5-formyltetrahydrofolate cyclo-ligase; the encoded protein is MSVPLRPGDLREQVWNDLLRARAAAYPLPPHGHHPNFRGARAACERLFREAHLERAAALLIGPEAALLAARQAALEAGLVLIVPDPKREGRYWRLRDLPRSAAQLRNLEAHGEAGDPLEARAAVLACVAVSEKFERLSKGFGWGHAGSGLEVPEYTVAHPIMLRPALGCAPDSRVAGYATPGEFRGRPLE
- a CDS encoding S8 family serine peptidase; this encodes MKQSSLLVSLALALSLAACGTTPQTPQVSQAELAPLYNAQDEDVIPGQYIVALKDGSFLSGGDLGAQAADRVLSTLNLSAQDVQIQNVYGSALQGFSATLKPAALEQLRRDPRVAYIEADRSVQLDPQEGELGSQATQTGATWGLDRVDQRALPLNSSYTYNRTGAGVTAYIVDTGIRTTHAEFGGRARAGYSAINDGRGSNDCNGHGTHVAGTVGGSTYGVAKGVSLVAVRVLNCSGSGSYSGIIAGLDWIGRNKSGPSVANMSLGGGASTSIDNAVQNLINRGVTVAVAAGNETQNACNVSPARAANAITVASSTRTDGLSYFSNYGSCVDIIAPGSSITSAWHTTNTATNTISGTSMATPHVAGAAALYLQGNPGATPATVRNALVNQGTSGVISSTQGTPNVLLYTPAL
- the erpA gene encoding iron-sulfur cluster insertion protein ErpA, giving the protein MDMPISISEAGAAKALEILARNNKPNAGVRVFIKSGGCSGYQYGMAIDDRELEGDTVVVDRGVRLMVDRMSLDLLRGSQVDYVENMMGGGFTVHNPNATSSCGCGHSFRTDGANVPEGSGGCSTSA
- a CDS encoding SDR family oxidoreductase; translation: MEERLHGRKIIVTGAGGALATAVNRALHRAGAELVLVDHGDNARRAVQALGAGVAVTADLGTPEGARVLEAHAEGAYGLVHTVGGFASSPVLEAPPEQLRALFVLNFDTLFHAVRAVVPAMVRAGAGRVIGVSAGQAYRGEGKNAALYTASKSAVAALLRSLDAELAGTGVGAGVLYPMGTIDTPANRAAMPGSDPERWIDPGELARAALFMLSAPEQGRVRELAVHPPR
- a CDS encoding molybdenum cofactor biosynthesis protein — protein: MNVEVFLFARLRREAGRETLPLELPAGATVREAALEVERQCGLSLRGCMAAVNERYASPQQPLSNGDQLAFLPPVAGGSHDDVWCVLTPEPLGLEAARALLTRPEWGAQAFFSGTVRSPNRGEEVLYLEYEAYAPMALKVMQECAEAAREKYGTLGVYIAHRTGRLYPGEVSIVVGTGSPHRRAALEACDLLIERLKAELPVWKLERTAAGESWVEGQTGAETL
- a CDS encoding acyltransferase produces the protein MPWLKPAPIAPDASNAFDAFLEDLERQLENPETDRNLLTRELLAQFVYGRSYAELEASLPLVALQLDPRNVTLEAEYYAATDPERFARVKPLLWLWKCFDLSPAGQNATFGIALRRVLARFIFKRVGRNFKAWQGVEFSVGYNMEVGDDVVVHRNVLLDDIGGIVLEDGASVSDYVNIYSHTHSVLDSPDVTLKKTVIGRGVRITYHATVLAGSVISDDAMIATGALVTHPVEPHAIAMGVPAKVTRLKLREPRGGYVVDSRVQTQTETRKGNPDFPEPTPVQTRPVPIKVK
- a CDS encoding DsbA family protein, yielding MPTLLSRLLTAAALLLSSWAAAQISSPPTDLARTLRAGLSPAGTTLTLGSARAELALLDGLLWRLEYHGPAGDTATAARVLAVASGYADAQADVQAYLERARATLIGKGPQIIGLSASFDLMIDWNDELGFTLALRAYPDVGGDRHLLGRAGPVIREFSDFECPYCRQLYREVLPSVKRELIDSGLARFSYRQLPLTSIHPRALPLALGSECAARQGQFFAFHDLAFERGAQASAQELARSLQLEESAFSRCLEDPQVAAVVRADLEAAERLRLEGTPSVFVGPFLLPDPYDTAAYGRFVRMAGAFERR
- the ruvC gene encoding crossover junction endodeoxyribonuclease RuvC codes for the protein MIVLGIDPGLANLGLGVVVEEGRRSRHLYHDCIVTPASLILPERLGRLYDAVSSTLRTHRPEAVSLEDQYLRKQADVAFKVGQAVGVIQLACAQAGVPVFTYGPMQVKQALVGAGRAEKAQVIYMVKATLGLRELSTSHAADALALALTHLASRRMPTALVR
- a CDS encoding PrsW family intramembrane metalloprotease; protein product: MLQFLALLALSLIPVAFWFWFFERLDPDPEPRRLLLRTFFYGAMAFVLAALFEFSLRSFFSSLIVLYALSGIIEEAVKYLAASTIYRDKHFDLPSDGLVYAATAALGFAFLENLLYGLRYGLEVALLRGVLTTLGHVLFAMPWGFAMAVKKFEGKRGVIQRWLGLSMVLHAAFNLVLLQQFSVWMVVPMALLLLVMILLTRNFYRMTELPLNDSRHRQQKVSPRTDALGEP